A window of Syntrophales bacterium genomic DNA:
AAGGCTTACAGCGGCGTAGCCGGAGGAATATATTCAAGATGCCAACTGAAATGACATTGGAAATTGTTACCCCAGAAGGAATTGCCTTTAACGGGGTGGTTGACGAGGTAACTGTTCCCGGCACGGAAGGCGAATTCGGAGTGCTCAAGGGACATGCCCCCATGCTTGGTTCGGTCGGCATCGGGACGCTCAGCATTCTGAGGGATCGCAAAAGGATATTTTACGCAGTCAATACCGGCTATGCCAAGGTCTCGCCCTCCAAGGTTACCTTGCTCCTCGAGACGGCGGAAAGATCCGATCTGATTGATCGGGAAAGGGCAGAAAAAGCCCTCCAGCGGGCGGAGCAGAAGCTCGGCCAGCTTTCCCGTGATGATGTTGAGTTCGAAAAGGCCCAGGCCGCACTCAGAAGGGCAATTGTGCGAATAAACACCTCCGGCAGAAGCTGAAGCCTTTCCCCGCCGCTTCAAAAAGCATCCTGCTGGTTGCGCACAAGCCGCCCGGCCCTGTTCCCTCCGCCCTACTCCTCGACAGAAATATCCAGTATCTCAAATTCGCGGGCGCCGCCCGGCGCCTTTACCGTCACCACGTCGCCAACGCATTTCCCGATAAGCGCCCTGCCGATAGGAGAGGTGACGGAGATTTTGTTCTTGTCAATATCGGATTCAAAAGGCCCCACCAGCCGACAAACCATTTTCTTGCCGTCTGCGGTATCTTCGACGGCTACGGTGGTGCCGAAAACTACATTCTCATACGTCTTGTTTTTAAGCTTGATCACATCGGACATAGCGAGATTATTTTCCAGTTCCTGCACCTTGCCGTGCAGAAAGGACTGCCTCTCCTTCGCCGCTGAATAATCGGCGTTTTCCGAAAGATCGCCATGGCCTCTGGCGATTTCAATATCCTTTGTATTCTGGGGGATCAAAACCGTCTTCAGATTTTTCAGTTCCCTTTTCAACGTTTCAAAACCACTTTGGGTAATCGGCATCCTGTCCATTATAAATCACTCTCCTGCTTAAATGTAACTACTCAAGTTGTTTAGACTGTAGTCTGTCAGGACTGCGCAAAGAACGAATCAATGACCCCAACACACCTAAACACCTACAGACTATCCACCTGAGTATTTGCGGTTGAACTTAATAGAGAACAGATAGTGTGTCAAGAGGGAAAACGCAGTTTAATGTCCATAAGGCAAAGATGCCATCCTCCTTGTAACAACCGCAAAACTATGTTAGGGATGCGCGCAGTTCATGGAAGCTTGGGGCGCTTCATGTAAAAGGAGATACAACAGCCAATGGTTGACAAATACAATCGTAATATAAACTACCTGCGCGTTTCCGTCACTGACAGGTGCAACCTCCGCTGCATTTATTGCATGCCCACCGAAGGGATTTCCTGCCTGCGTCACGAAGACATCCTTACCTACGAGGAGCTTCACCGAATCATTCGCGTTGCCTCGGATGTGGGCATCTGCAAAGTCCGGATAACAGGGGGCGAACCGCTTGTTCGCCGGGGGATAGTGGATTTTGTCAAATCCCTCGGGACAATCACCAAATTGAACGATATCAGCATGACAACAAACGGCATCCTGCTGAAAGAGTTTGCGGCTGAACTATTCCATGCGGGAATAGGCCGGATCAATATCAGTTTGGACTCCCTGAACGCGGAGAAATACCGGAAAATTACCAGGCAGGGAAACCTGCAGACCGTTCTCGACGGGATAGAAAAGGCCCGGCAGGTGGGATTTTCCCCCATTAAAATCAACATAGTAGCGATAAAGGGATTTAACGACGACGAAATACTGGACTTTGCCCGTCTCACGATTGACAATCCCTTGCAAATCCGCTTCATCGAACTGATGCCGCTCGGAGATGCAGGAATTGAAAGCGACGGACGCTTTCTGTCCAACGACCTGATCAAGGAGCGAATTGCAACCATCGGCAAGCTCGAGCAGGTAAAAAGACAGGGCGATGAAGCGGACGGGCCGGCAGATATGTATCGTCTTGCCGGAAGCAAGGGGCACATCGGTCTGATCAGCGCCATCAGTCACAATTTCTGCAGTTCCTGCAACCGGCTGAGACTGACCTCCGACGGACAGCTCAGAAGCTGCCTGCTTTCCGATAAAGAAACCGACCTGCGGGGGCCTTTAAGGTCGGGATGCTCCGATTCCGGGCTTAAAGATATAATCGAAGGGGCCATCGCCAAAAAACCTGATCGCCACAAAATTGCAAACGACGGGAACTATAGAAAAAAATGCGTGAAAGAGATGTCCACGATCGGCGGATAACGCCGGCCCGTCAGTATCTGGACGGGAGGATAAAAAGCCTTATTCTGGATTTGAGCGCCCCCCATGCCGGGGAACACCTCCTCGATATCGGCTGTGGCGACGGAGCAAACCTTCACCTCTTTCGCCAGAAAGGATGCCTGGCAACCGGAATAGATTCCTGCCCGTCCCACCTCGATGAGACCAGAAAAAGGCTGGAAAACCGCGCCGATCTCTACCTTGGCGATCCGGAAGAGCTGCCTTTTTCCGACAACGAGTTCGATATTGTGACGATGGTTACATCCCTCGAATACATGAAAAATCCCGCGTTGGCTATTGCCGAGGCCATTCGCGTCTGCCGGGGACGGGTTTTTATCGGCGCCATGAACCGTTATTCGCTGATCGGCATCCAGGGGCTTTTGTCCAACGTTTTTTCTGTTCCGCAAGAGCCTAAGTGTCGCTATTTCCATATCCCTTCCCTCTCCGGGATGATCAGGCAGCACCTGCCCGGCGTGCGCATAGCGTGGGGCAGCGTCATCTTCCTTCCCTGGGGATTCTATGACGCCGCAGCAACGCTGGAAGAACAGATCCCGGTTATGAAGAACCCTTTCGGCGCCTTTATCGGCCTCTGCTTTTCCGTAACCTTTTCACTTATAACGATTCAGGACGTCATCAGAAAACCGGCCGTTCTTGCCCAGGGGGGGGAACCGGCGCACGGCGTAGTCAGACAATCCGGGGGCAAGGGCCTGCCGACGATTTACGGGAACACAGAACATGGTTCATGAAGCGCTTTTGTACGAAAAAGAGGAGCAAAATTACATCAGATGCGGACTCTGCGCCCATCGCTGCCGGATCGCCCCCCATGACCGGGGAATCTGCGGCGTCAGGGAGAACAGGGAGGGAATCCTCTATAGCCTTGTCTATGGGAAAACAATTGCCGAAAACGTCGATCCTGTTGAAAAAAAACCCCTTTTTCACTTCCTGCCCGGCTCCCGCACCTTTTCGATCGCCACGGCAGGCTGCAACTTCCGCTGTTCCTTCTGCCAGAACTCCGAAATTTCCCAGATGCCGAGGGAAAAAGCTGAAATCGTCGGC
This region includes:
- the moaA gene encoding GTP 3',8-cyclase MoaA, which translates into the protein MVDKYNRNINYLRVSVTDRCNLRCIYCMPTEGISCLRHEDILTYEELHRIIRVASDVGICKVRITGGEPLVRRGIVDFVKSLGTITKLNDISMTTNGILLKEFAAELFHAGIGRINISLDSLNAEKYRKITRQGNLQTVLDGIEKARQVGFSPIKINIVAIKGFNDDEILDFARLTIDNPLQIRFIELMPLGDAGIESDGRFLSNDLIKERIATIGKLEQVKRQGDEADGPADMYRLAGSKGHIGLISAISHNFCSSCNRLRLTSDGQLRSCLLSDKETDLRGPLRSGCSDSGLKDIIEGAIAKKPDRHKIANDGNYRKKCVKEMSTIGG
- the greA gene encoding transcription elongation factor GreA, with protein sequence MDRMPITQSGFETLKRELKNLKTVLIPQNTKDIEIARGHGDLSENADYSAAKERQSFLHGKVQELENNLAMSDVIKLKNKTYENVVFGTTVAVEDTADGKKMVCRLVGPFESDIDKNKISVTSPIGRALIGKCVGDVVTVKAPGGAREFEILDISVEE
- a CDS encoding F0F1 ATP synthase subunit epsilon — protein: MPTEMTLEIVTPEGIAFNGVVDEVTVPGTEGEFGVLKGHAPMLGSVGIGTLSILRDRKRIFYAVNTGYAKVSPSKVTLLLETAERSDLIDRERAEKALQRAEQKLGQLSRDDVEFEKAQAALRRAIVRINTSGRS
- a CDS encoding class I SAM-dependent methyltransferase, which encodes MRERDVHDRRITPARQYLDGRIKSLILDLSAPHAGEHLLDIGCGDGANLHLFRQKGCLATGIDSCPSHLDETRKRLENRADLYLGDPEELPFSDNEFDIVTMVTSLEYMKNPALAIAEAIRVCRGRVFIGAMNRYSLIGIQGLLSNVFSVPQEPKCRYFHIPSLSGMIRQHLPGVRIAWGSVIFLPWGFYDAAATLEEQIPVMKNPFGAFIGLCFSVTFSLITIQDVIRKPAVLAQGGEPAHGVVRQSGGKGLPTIYGNTEHGS